In one window of Caenimonas aquaedulcis DNA:
- a CDS encoding amino acid ABC transporter permease: MVEFTVWDIFRNLLQAGRWTVALSLIAFIGGGLVGLALLVLRLTPSVWAHRFVGGYVQLFQGTPLLMQLFLAYFGIALFGINTSPWVAAALALTLYTSAFLTEIWRGCVASIPRGQWEAAQSLALNFGEQLRHVVLPQASRIAIPPTVGFLVQVIKGTALASVIGFVELTKAGTMITNATFKPFVVYSCVALLYFALCYPISFYAKILEGKINASRR; the protein is encoded by the coding sequence ATGGTCGAATTCACCGTCTGGGACATCTTCCGCAACCTGCTGCAGGCCGGCCGCTGGACGGTCGCGCTGTCGCTCATCGCCTTCATCGGCGGCGGGCTCGTCGGCCTCGCGCTCCTCGTCCTGCGCCTGACGCCCTCCGTCTGGGCGCATCGCTTCGTCGGCGGCTACGTGCAGCTGTTCCAGGGCACGCCGCTGCTGATGCAACTCTTTCTCGCCTACTTCGGCATCGCGCTCTTCGGCATCAACACCTCGCCCTGGGTCGCCGCGGCGCTCGCGCTCACGCTCTACACCAGCGCCTTCCTCACCGAGATCTGGCGCGGATGCGTCGCCTCCATCCCGAGGGGCCAGTGGGAAGCCGCGCAGAGCCTCGCGCTGAACTTCGGCGAGCAACTGCGTCACGTGGTGCTGCCGCAAGCCTCGCGCATCGCCATCCCGCCGACGGTCGGCTTCCTCGTGCAGGTGATCAAGGGCACGGCGCTCGCGTCCGTCATCGGCTTCGTGGAGCTCACGAAGGCCGGCACCATGATCACCAATGCGACCTTCAAGCCCTTCGTCGTGTACAGCTGCGTCGCGCTGCTGTACTTCGCGCTGTGCTACCCCATCAGCTTCTACGCCAAGATCCTCGAGGGAAAAATCAATGCGTCCCGTCGTTGA
- a CDS encoding P1 family peptidase, giving the protein MSSTSSMRGAAGAITDVPGIEVGHFTDTRRPTGCSVVIAREGAVAGVDVRGAAPGTRETDLLSPTNLVERVHGILLSGGSAWGLAAADGVVRWLEEQKVGMPVGPALLPIVPGAVLFDLMVGDSSIRPDAQAGYAACASASSRAPAEGNVGAGAGAAVGKIFGIGRAMKGGIGTASVTVDGVTVGALIACNALGDVIDPDTARPIAGARTADGSALADTRRALLRGEAPKPLLKGTNTTIGVIATDAVLTKVQASRLATVGHDGLARSINPVHTMSDGDALFALATGRSGRNPGMMLLGTMAAEVVAMAVVRAVRAAQGITAGNLHLPGARDLDRG; this is encoded by the coding sequence ATGTCTTCCACCTCATCCATGCGCGGCGCGGCGGGCGCGATCACCGATGTCCCGGGCATCGAAGTCGGCCACTTCACGGACACGCGCCGGCCCACGGGCTGCAGCGTCGTCATCGCGCGCGAGGGCGCCGTGGCGGGCGTCGATGTGCGGGGCGCCGCGCCCGGCACGCGCGAGACGGACCTGCTGTCTCCCACCAACCTCGTCGAGCGCGTCCACGGCATCCTGCTCTCGGGCGGCAGCGCATGGGGCCTCGCGGCGGCCGACGGTGTGGTGCGCTGGCTGGAAGAGCAGAAGGTCGGCATGCCCGTCGGCCCCGCGCTCCTGCCGATCGTGCCCGGCGCCGTGCTCTTCGACCTGATGGTCGGCGACTCCTCCATCCGCCCCGACGCGCAGGCCGGCTACGCCGCGTGCGCGTCGGCGTCGTCGCGGGCGCCGGCCGAAGGCAACGTCGGGGCGGGTGCGGGCGCTGCCGTGGGCAAGATCTTCGGCATCGGCCGCGCCATGAAAGGCGGCATCGGCACCGCGTCGGTCACGGTGGACGGCGTCACCGTCGGCGCGCTGATCGCGTGCAATGCGCTCGGCGACGTGATCGACCCGGACACCGCGCGGCCCATCGCGGGTGCGCGCACCGCGGACGGCAGCGCGCTCGCGGACACGCGGCGGGCCCTGCTGCGCGGCGAAGCGCCCAAGCCGCTCCTAAAGGGCACGAACACCACCATCGGCGTGATCGCGACCGATGCGGTGCTCACCAAGGTGCAAGCCTCGCGCCTCGCCACCGTGGGCCACGACGGACTCGCGCGCAGCATCAACCCGGTGCACACGATGTCCGATGGCGACGCCCTCTTCGCGCTCGCGACGGGCCGCAGCGGCAGGAACCCCGGGATGATGCTGCTCGGCACGATGGCCGCGGAGGTTGTGGCAATGGCGGTGGTGCGCGCGGTCCGCGCCGCGCAGGGCATCACTGCCGGCAACCTGCACTTGCCCGGGGCGCGCGACCTGGACCGCGGCTGA
- a CDS encoding EamA family transporter → MPMNPMPRGAWAGLAAALLFGASTPLAKLLLAQSGPWLLAALLYLGSGLGLAIVRRLRGAPRAVLPAGQWRWLAGAVLCGGVIGPVLLMRGLAGMQASSASLLLNAESVFTALLAWFVFRENFDRRIALGMLAIVAGGVLLAWPGRLDWSGWHPALYVVGACLAWGIDNNLTRKVSLGDATWIAMVKGLVAGATNLALALALGATWPAWPVVSGAALLGFASYGASLALFVVALRELGAARTGAYFSVAPFFGAVLSVLLLGEPLTATLGAAGLLMAAGVALHLTERHEHRHAHVAMQHTHEHVHGAGDTHHDHVHEPPVAPGTRHAHAHRHEPLVHTHAHFPDAHHRHTHSHARETQHDHAG, encoded by the coding sequence ATGCCGATGAACCCCATGCCCCGCGGTGCCTGGGCCGGCCTGGCCGCGGCGCTGCTCTTCGGCGCGAGCACCCCGCTCGCCAAGCTGCTGCTCGCACAGTCCGGTCCCTGGCTACTGGCGGCGCTCCTCTACCTCGGCTCCGGCCTCGGCCTCGCCATCGTGCGGCGCCTGCGCGGCGCGCCGCGTGCCGTGCTGCCTGCGGGGCAATGGCGCTGGCTTGCCGGCGCCGTGCTGTGCGGTGGCGTGATCGGCCCCGTCCTGTTGATGCGCGGTCTCGCCGGCATGCAGGCCTCGTCCGCATCGCTCCTCCTCAACGCCGAATCCGTTTTCACCGCGCTGCTCGCCTGGTTCGTCTTCCGCGAAAACTTCGACCGCCGCATCGCGCTCGGCATGCTGGCGATCGTCGCGGGCGGCGTCCTGCTCGCCTGGCCGGGCCGGCTCGACTGGTCGGGCTGGCACCCCGCGCTGTACGTGGTGGGCGCCTGTCTCGCCTGGGGCATCGACAACAACCTCACGCGCAAGGTCTCGCTCGGCGACGCCACCTGGATCGCGATGGTCAAGGGCCTCGTCGCGGGCGCAACGAACCTGGCGCTCGCGCTGGCGCTGGGGGCGACATGGCCCGCGTGGCCGGTGGTGTCGGGCGCCGCGCTGCTCGGCTTCGCGAGCTACGGGGCGAGCCTCGCGCTCTTCGTCGTGGCGCTGCGCGAACTCGGCGCGGCGCGCACGGGCGCGTACTTCTCGGTGGCGCCGTTCTTCGGCGCGGTGCTGTCGGTGCTGCTGCTCGGCGAACCGCTCACGGCCACGCTCGGCGCTGCCGGCCTGCTGATGGCGGCCGGCGTCGCGCTGCACCTCACCGAACGGCATGAGCATCGCCACGCGCACGTGGCGATGCAGCACACGCACGAGCACGTGCACGGCGCCGGCGACACGCATCACGATCACGTCCACGAGCCGCCCGTCGCGCCGGGGACGCGCCATGCCCACGCCCACCGGCATGAGCCGCTCGTGCATACCCATGCGCACTTCCCCGACGCGCATCACAGGCACACGCATTCCCACGCCCGCGAGACGCAACACGATCACGCGGGCTGA
- a CDS encoding transporter substrate-binding domain-containing protein: MNPGKRLFTLALAAAALGGTTLTAQAQTALDDVMKAKEIKIAIPTDFPPYGFVGTDLKPQGLDIDMANYIAAKLGVKVELLPVTTANRIAYLQTKKADLVISTLGKNPEREKVIDFTSAYSPFFIAVFGPKTMTVKAPADLAGKSISVTRGSVDDAELTKVAPPTTELRRFEDNNSTVSAFVAGQTQLVATSAQVAGNMMAKNPQLGTEYKFVLKDSPNFIGVGKGEDKLRLKVNEILAEAKKNGDIDKMSVKWLGRPAGDLPN; the protein is encoded by the coding sequence ATGAACCCCGGCAAGCGCCTCTTCACCCTCGCCCTCGCAGCCGCCGCGCTCGGCGGCACCACGCTCACCGCGCAGGCGCAGACCGCGCTCGACGACGTGATGAAGGCGAAGGAAATCAAGATCGCGATCCCCACGGACTTCCCGCCGTACGGCTTCGTCGGCACGGACCTGAAGCCCCAGGGCCTGGACATCGACATGGCCAACTACATCGCCGCCAAGCTCGGCGTGAAGGTGGAACTGCTGCCCGTGACCACCGCCAACCGCATCGCCTACCTGCAGACCAAGAAGGCGGACCTCGTGATCTCCACCCTCGGCAAGAACCCCGAGCGCGAGAAGGTGATCGACTTCACTTCCGCCTACTCGCCCTTCTTCATCGCCGTGTTCGGCCCGAAGACGATGACGGTGAAGGCGCCCGCCGACCTCGCCGGCAAGTCGATCTCCGTCACGCGCGGTTCCGTCGACGATGCCGAACTCACCAAGGTCGCGCCGCCCACCACCGAGCTGCGCCGCTTCGAGGACAACAACTCCACGGTGTCCGCCTTCGTCGCCGGCCAGACGCAACTCGTCGCCACCAGCGCGCAGGTCGCGGGCAACATGATGGCCAAGAACCCGCAGCTGGGCACCGAATACAAGTTCGTGCTGAAGGACTCGCCGAACTTCATCGGCGTGGGCAAGGGCGAGGACAAGCTGCGCCTAAAGGTCAACGAGATCCTCGCCGAGGCCAAGAAGAACGGCGACATCGACAAGATGTCCGTGAAGTGGCTCGGCCGCCCGGCCGGCGACCTGCCGAACTGA
- a CDS encoding amino acid ABC transporter permease: MRVAFDFLAVLSQWPMLLKGVAWTLGLTFVSAVVGVAAGVACAWARTYGATWLRVVVGTYVELIRNTPFIVQLFFVFFGLPAMGVKLSPEVASIIAMVVNLGAYAAEIIRAGIEATPRGQIEAAQSLAMTHAQVFMRVVLPPALRKVWPALVSQIIIVMLGSAVCGQISTEELSYAANLIQSRNFRAFEAFLIATGIYLLLAIGVRKLLNWLGPRFLFGR; the protein is encoded by the coding sequence ATGCGCGTCGCCTTCGACTTCCTCGCCGTCCTCTCGCAGTGGCCGATGCTGCTCAAGGGCGTGGCGTGGACGCTCGGGCTGACCTTCGTGTCGGCCGTCGTCGGCGTCGCGGCGGGCGTGGCCTGCGCCTGGGCACGCACGTACGGCGCGACGTGGCTGCGCGTCGTGGTGGGCACCTATGTGGAGTTGATCCGCAACACGCCCTTCATCGTGCAGCTGTTCTTCGTGTTCTTCGGCCTGCCCGCCATGGGCGTGAAGCTGTCGCCCGAGGTCGCATCGATCATCGCGATGGTGGTCAACCTCGGCGCGTACGCGGCAGAGATCATTCGCGCCGGCATCGAGGCGACACCGCGCGGACAGATCGAGGCGGCCCAGAGCCTGGCGATGACGCATGCGCAGGTCTTCATGCGCGTGGTGCTGCCGCCCGCGCTGCGCAAGGTGTGGCCGGCGCTCGTGAGCCAGATCATCATCGTGATGCTCGGCTCGGCTGTCTGCGGGCAGATCTCCACCGAGGAACTGAGCTACGCGGCCAACCTGATCCAGAGCCGCAACTTCCGCGCGTTCGAAGCCTTCCTGATCGCGACGGGCATCTACCTCCTGCTGGCCATCGGCGTGCGCAAGCTGCTGAACTGGCTCGGCCCGCGCTTCCTCTTCGGCAGGTGA
- a CDS encoding hybrid sensor histidine kinase/response regulator, producing MKPDPLRSLKLLGALSIAVPVFIYLIFGAYRFWEASDVPEQRVNRSLRVAHEHASKVVASAEAMQDRLLDQLQGKSMAELRQAQPRLHALLAERIRGQPQIQSIWIIGADGHPIATSRFPQAPPELDFTDRPYFQAHRAGTGGRYVSAPFLTRTTRERIMDLSVRFDGPDGKFAGVINLSLLTKYFEDFYADLVADEPGLAVNLFRESGEIYTRWPRLPNQPERMGASSPVLAKVAQGVPTAQLRGVSSTDGQDRLIAYRKIGDYPLYVGTGMNISAMRADIAKDLAVLFALGVPPFAALFFTSRFALRRTRESLESADELERETHTRMRAEEALRQAQKLEALGRLTGGVAHDFNNALMVISNNAFLLRRHVSDAGGRQLDSIGRAVDSATKLTRQLLAFSRRQVLVPEQVRLQDRLPEIKELIAPVLGSQIRLGIDVAPDTRPITIDLAELDLALLNLGINARDAMPGGGSFTISARNARPDMPGTIAGEAVLIEATDTGSGIDEATLGKVFEPFYTTKPVGHGTGLGLSQVYGLCQRAGGAATIRSVVGQGTTVSLYFPAADGESAAQPASAQAVDRNLDKSVLLVEDNNDVAMGLIPLLEALGCSVTRVDRAAGALEWLAARTALPDLVLTDVVMPGEMNGLALARHLRDTHPNLPVLLMTGYAEQLDAIEKMGFEVLPKPCSADVLSAAIARVSAPGVRPA from the coding sequence ATGAAACCTGACCCCTTGCGGTCCCTGAAACTGCTGGGCGCCCTGAGCATCGCCGTGCCGGTGTTCATCTACCTCATTTTCGGTGCCTACCGCTTCTGGGAGGCCAGCGACGTGCCCGAGCAGCGGGTCAACCGCTCGCTGCGGGTGGCGCACGAGCACGCGAGCAAGGTGGTCGCGAGCGCCGAAGCGATGCAGGACCGCCTCCTGGACCAGCTGCAGGGCAAGTCCATGGCTGAGCTGCGGCAGGCGCAACCCCGGTTGCACGCCCTGCTCGCGGAGCGCATCAGGGGCCAGCCGCAGATCCAGTCGATCTGGATCATCGGCGCGGACGGCCACCCGATCGCGACAAGCCGGTTTCCCCAGGCGCCCCCCGAGCTCGACTTCACCGACCGGCCCTACTTCCAGGCGCACCGTGCCGGCACCGGGGGCCGCTATGTTTCCGCGCCCTTCCTGACCCGGACGACCCGCGAGCGGATCATGGACCTCAGCGTCCGCTTCGACGGGCCGGACGGCAAGTTCGCGGGCGTGATCAACCTCAGCCTGCTCACGAAGTACTTCGAGGACTTCTATGCCGACCTCGTGGCCGACGAACCCGGGCTCGCCGTCAACCTGTTTCGCGAGAGCGGCGAGATCTACACCCGCTGGCCGCGCCTGCCCAACCAGCCCGAACGCATGGGCGCGTCCAGCCCCGTGCTCGCCAAGGTGGCGCAAGGCGTGCCGACGGCGCAGCTGCGCGGCGTGTCGAGCACGGATGGCCAGGACCGCCTGATCGCCTACCGCAAGATCGGGGACTATCCGCTCTACGTGGGCACCGGCATGAACATCTCCGCCATGCGGGCGGACATCGCGAAGGACCTTGCCGTGCTTTTCGCGCTCGGGGTCCCGCCCTTCGCCGCGCTGTTCTTCACCTCGCGCTTCGCCCTGCGGCGCACGCGCGAATCGCTGGAGTCCGCCGACGAGCTCGAGCGCGAGACCCACACACGGATGCGCGCCGAGGAAGCCCTGCGGCAGGCGCAGAAGCTCGAAGCGCTCGGCCGCCTGACGGGCGGCGTCGCGCACGACTTCAACAACGCGTTGATGGTGATCAGCAACAACGCCTTCCTCCTGCGCCGCCACGTGAGCGACGCGGGGGGCCGCCAGCTCGACTCCATCGGCCGCGCCGTGGATTCGGCGACGAAACTCACGCGGCAGCTGCTCGCCTTTTCGCGCCGCCAGGTGCTCGTGCCCGAACAGGTGCGCCTGCAGGACCGCCTGCCCGAGATCAAGGAGCTGATCGCGCCGGTGCTCGGCAGCCAGATCCGCCTCGGGATCGACGTCGCGCCCGACACGCGCCCCATCACCATCGACCTCGCGGAACTCGATCTCGCCTTGCTGAACCTCGGCATCAACGCGCGCGACGCGATGCCCGGCGGCGGCTCCTTCACCATTTCCGCGCGCAATGCGCGTCCGGACATGCCCGGCACCATCGCAGGCGAGGCCGTGCTGATCGAGGCCACCGACACCGGCTCGGGCATCGACGAGGCCACGCTCGGCAAGGTGTTCGAGCCCTTCTACACCACCAAGCCGGTCGGCCACGGCACGGGCCTGGGCCTGAGCCAGGTGTACGGCCTGTGCCAGCGCGCGGGCGGCGCCGCGACGATCCGCAGCGTCGTGGGGCAAGGCACGACCGTGAGCCTGTATTTCCCCGCCGCCGATGGCGAGTCCGCGGCGCAGCCCGCGTCGGCGCAGGCGGTGGACCGCAACCTGGACAAGTCGGTGCTGCTCGTCGAGGACAACAACGACGTCGCGATGGGCCTCATTCCCCTGCTGGAAGCGCTCGGCTGCTCGGTGACCCGCGTGGACCGGGCGGCCGGCGCACTGGAATGGCTCGCTGCACGCACGGCATTGCCGGACCTCGTGCTCACCGACGTCGTGATGCCGGGGGAGATGAACGGGCTCGCCCTCGCGCGCCACCTGCGCGACACCCACCCGAACCTGCCGGTGCTGCTCATGACGGGCTACGCGGAGCAGCTGGACGCCATCGAGAAGATGGGATTCGAAGTGCTGCCCAAGCCCTGCTCCGCCGACGTGCTCAGCGCCGCCATCGCGCGCGTGTCCGCGCCCGGCGTCAGGCCCGCCTGA
- a CDS encoding DOPA 4,5-dioxygenase family protein gives MPRRPVNVHPAYHAHVYFDAPTVEQARALVSDAWHKFYVSAGRLHQKEVGPHPRWSCQIGFDAAEFDKVIPWLEANRNGLDILVHGDTGDDLKDHTDYAYWLGQEWPLKLEIFRRA, from the coding sequence ATGCCGCGCCGCCCCGTCAATGTGCATCCGGCGTATCACGCGCATGTCTACTTCGACGCGCCGACCGTGGAGCAGGCGCGAGCGCTCGTGAGCGACGCGTGGCACAAGTTCTACGTGTCCGCGGGCCGGCTGCACCAGAAGGAGGTCGGCCCGCATCCGCGATGGAGTTGCCAGATCGGCTTCGACGCCGCGGAGTTCGACAAGGTCATCCCCTGGCTCGAGGCGAACCGCAATGGCCTGGACATCCTCGTGCACGGGGACACCGGCGACGACCTGAAGGACCACACCGATTACGCCTACTGGCTGGGCCAGGAGTGGCCCCTGAAGCTGGAGATCTTCAGGCGGGCCTGA
- a CDS encoding amino acid ABC transporter ATP-binding protein, whose protein sequence is MRPVVEITALRKSFGTNEVLKGIDLKVESGEVIAIIGKSGSGKSTLLRCINGLETFQDGALTVDGKPLLHDSPGAMRELRQRVGMIFQSFNLFPHLSVGRNIMLAPTLVKKKNAEEAVQLAKKLLDRVGLAEKFDAMPEQLSGGQQQRVAIARALAMEPAVLLCDEITSALDPELVGEVLRVVESLAEEGMTLLMVTHEMSFARKVSDRVIFMHQGRVHEMGTPQALFGAPETPELKQFLSSLHD, encoded by the coding sequence ATGCGTCCCGTCGTTGAAATCACCGCCCTGCGCAAGTCCTTCGGCACGAACGAAGTCCTGAAGGGCATCGACCTGAAGGTCGAAAGCGGCGAGGTCATCGCCATCATCGGCAAGAGCGGTTCGGGCAAGAGCACGCTGCTGCGCTGCATCAACGGGCTGGAGACCTTCCAGGACGGCGCGCTGACGGTCGACGGCAAGCCGCTGCTGCACGACAGCCCCGGCGCCATGCGCGAGCTGCGCCAGCGCGTGGGCATGATCTTCCAGAGCTTCAACCTCTTCCCGCACCTCTCGGTGGGCCGCAACATCATGCTGGCGCCCACCCTCGTGAAGAAGAAAAACGCCGAGGAAGCCGTGCAGCTCGCGAAGAAACTGCTCGATCGCGTGGGCCTCGCCGAGAAGTTCGACGCGATGCCCGAGCAGCTCTCCGGCGGGCAGCAGCAGCGCGTGGCGATCGCGCGCGCACTCGCGATGGAACCCGCCGTGCTGCTGTGCGACGAGATCACGAGCGCGCTCGACCCGGAGCTCGTCGGCGAAGTGCTGCGCGTGGTGGAGAGCCTGGCCGAGGAAGGCATGACCCTCCTCATGGTGACGCACGAGATGAGCTTCGCGCGCAAGGTGAGCGACCGCGTGATCTTCATGCACCAGGGCCGCGTGCACGAGATGGGCACGCCGCAGGCGCTGTTCGGCGCGCCGGAGACGCCGGAGCTCAAGCAATTCCTGTCCTCGCTGCACGACTGA
- a CDS encoding glutathione S-transferase family protein produces MYTLYGSRGSGSAAAEMGLHAAGLPYRVVRASRWEADSAQEELRKVNPLLQIPTLVLPDGAVMTESAAILMHLGLDAAPASALLPKDPRSRAQSLRGLVYIPANCYSGITILDYPGRFTTATDEPSLEAIRQGTRAQMHRNWEVFADTFPATPFLAGDAPGALDFLAVVVSKWGGTRQHLQVHRPRFTELLARIQAHPAVAPVYSQHWDS; encoded by the coding sequence ATGTACACCTTGTATGGATCGCGCGGGTCGGGCTCGGCCGCGGCGGAGATGGGACTCCACGCGGCGGGCCTGCCGTACCGCGTGGTGCGCGCCTCGCGGTGGGAAGCCGACTCGGCGCAGGAGGAGTTGCGCAAGGTCAACCCGCTGCTGCAGATCCCCACGCTCGTGCTGCCCGACGGCGCCGTGATGACCGAGAGCGCGGCGATCCTCATGCACCTCGGGCTGGACGCCGCGCCGGCGAGTGCCCTGCTGCCGAAGGACCCGCGGTCGCGCGCCCAGTCGCTGCGGGGCCTCGTGTACATCCCGGCCAACTGCTACAGCGGCATCACCATCCTCGACTACCCCGGGCGCTTCACCACGGCGACCGACGAGCCCTCGCTCGAAGCCATCCGGCAGGGCACGCGCGCGCAGATGCACAGGAACTGGGAGGTGTTCGCGGACACCTTTCCCGCCACGCCCTTCCTCGCGGGCGACGCGCCCGGCGCGCTCGATTTCCTGGCGGTGGTGGTGTCGAAGTGGGGCGGCACGCGCCAGCACCTGCAGGTACACCGGCCCCGCTTCACGGAACTGCTGGCGCGTATCCAGGCGCATCCCGCCGTGGCGCCCGTCTACTCGCAACACTGGGATTCGTGA
- a CDS encoding GntR family transcriptional regulator, protein MATSSEISDRILEAVMARKLEPGSRLGEQQLAMLFDCSRTIVREALTRLAARGIVTVSARRGWYVVEPSQDEAREAFEARRVIETGLIRTTKKVDKPEITRLRAHLARQKAAIKGSDVGARSFLLGDFHVCLAECLGNSLLAETLRDFTARTTLIAMRYQTPEDAAQSCSEHVDIVAALEAGELKKAEQLMAAHLSTWQLKLQMPGDADPLSKLRDALAPMGKARELRGKDPSPARKTRSTRSTYLGEVL, encoded by the coding sequence ATGGCCACTTCCTCCGAGATCAGCGACCGCATCCTCGAAGCCGTCATGGCGCGCAAACTGGAGCCCGGTTCGCGGCTCGGCGAGCAGCAGCTCGCGATGCTGTTCGACTGCAGCCGCACCATCGTGCGCGAGGCGCTCACGCGGCTCGCCGCGCGCGGCATCGTCACCGTCAGCGCGCGGCGCGGCTGGTACGTGGTCGAGCCCTCGCAGGACGAAGCGCGCGAAGCTTTCGAAGCGCGCCGCGTCATCGAAACCGGCCTCATCCGCACGACGAAGAAAGTCGACAAGCCCGAGATCACGCGCCTGCGTGCTCACCTGGCGCGGCAGAAGGCGGCCATCAAGGGCAGCGACGTGGGCGCCCGCAGCTTCCTGCTCGGCGACTTCCATGTGTGCCTGGCGGAATGCCTGGGCAACTCGCTGCTGGCCGAGACCCTGCGCGACTTCACCGCCCGCACCACCCTCATCGCGATGCGCTACCAGACGCCGGAAGACGCCGCGCAGTCGTGCTCGGAACACGTGGACATCGTGGCCGCGCTCGAAGCAGGGGAGCTGAAGAAGGCCGAGCAGCTCATGGCCGCCCACCTCTCCACCTGGCAACTCAAGCTGCAGATGCCCGGCGACGCCGACCCGCTGTCGAAACTGCGCGACGCCCTCGCCCCCATGGGCAAGGCACGGGAGTTGCGTGGCAAGGATCCATCCCCGGCCCGCAAGACGCGGTCCACCCGTTCCACCTACCTAGGAGAAGTCTTATGA
- a CDS encoding glycerophosphodiester phosphodiesterase, with the protein MKLSRTLLCASLAVALPAFGFAFDLQGHRGTRGNAPENTLPAFERALEIGVTTLELDVGVTADDVVVISHDPYLNPQITRDAKGQWLPGDKGPFIRQLTYAQIQAYELGRINPDTPYAKTFSTQQPRDGTRMPTLQALFDRVKALGANEVRFNIETKLDPARPGDTVTPEAMTRALLKVIKDAGMTQRVTIQSFDWRSLKVARQLEPSIPTVCLTIQTSNNDNTRDGDWTAGLKIADLGSAPKMAKAAGCAVWSPNGGAVTESLVKEAQGLGLQVVPWTVNNPADIDRIVGWGVDGLISDYPDRVRTVLQARGIALPKPLAKN; encoded by the coding sequence ATGAAGTTGTCCAGAACCCTCCTTTGCGCGAGCCTCGCGGTCGCCCTCCCCGCCTTCGGCTTCGCCTTCGACCTGCAGGGCCATCGCGGCACGCGCGGCAACGCGCCCGAGAACACGCTGCCCGCCTTCGAACGCGCGCTCGAGATCGGCGTCACCACGCTCGAGCTCGACGTCGGCGTCACCGCCGACGATGTCGTCGTGATCTCCCATGACCCCTACCTCAACCCGCAGATCACGCGCGATGCGAAGGGCCAGTGGCTGCCCGGCGACAAGGGCCCCTTCATCCGCCAGCTGACCTACGCGCAGATCCAGGCCTACGAGCTCGGCCGCATCAACCCGGACACGCCGTACGCCAAAACCTTCAGCACGCAGCAGCCGCGCGACGGCACGCGCATGCCGACGCTGCAGGCACTCTTCGACCGCGTGAAGGCCCTCGGCGCGAACGAGGTGCGCTTCAACATCGAGACCAAGCTCGATCCCGCGCGGCCCGGCGACACCGTCACGCCCGAGGCGATGACCCGCGCGCTGCTCAAGGTCATCAAGGATGCGGGCATGACGCAGCGCGTGACGATCCAGAGCTTCGACTGGCGATCGCTCAAGGTCGCGCGCCAGCTCGAGCCGTCCATTCCCACCGTCTGCCTCACCATCCAGACCAGCAACAACGACAACACGCGCGACGGCGACTGGACGGCCGGCCTGAAGATCGCCGACCTCGGCAGCGCGCCGAAGATGGCCAAGGCCGCCGGCTGCGCGGTGTGGTCGCCCAACGGCGGCGCGGTGACCGAATCGCTGGTGAAGGAAGCGCAGGGCCTAGGCCTGCAGGTGGTGCCGTGGACGGTGAACAACCCCGCCGACATCGACCGCATCGTGGGCTGGGGCGTGGACGGGCTGATCAGCGACTACCCCGATCGCGTGCGCACCGTCCTGCAGGCGCGCGGCATCGCGCTGCCGAAACCGCTCGCGAAGAACTGA
- a CDS encoding GFA family protein: MTHDDYPLEGGCDCGAVRYRMLTRPLFVHCCHCRWCQRESGASFALNAMIESDRVEVLREAPRLVDTPSASGKGQQVARCPHCQVAVWSHYAGAGAAVAFVRVGTLDRPELLPPDIHIFTSTRQPWVVLPPGTPAVAEYYERNAYWPAESLARREALRRGPPKT; encoded by the coding sequence ATGACGCACGACGATTACCCCCTGGAAGGCGGCTGCGACTGCGGCGCCGTGCGCTACCGGATGCTGACGCGTCCGCTCTTCGTGCATTGCTGCCATTGCCGCTGGTGCCAGCGCGAAAGCGGAGCGTCGTTCGCACTGAACGCGATGATCGAATCGGACCGCGTCGAGGTGCTGCGAGAAGCGCCGCGGCTCGTGGACACGCCATCGGCGAGCGGCAAGGGCCAGCAGGTCGCGCGCTGCCCGCATTGCCAGGTCGCCGTGTGGAGCCACTATGCGGGCGCGGGCGCCGCGGTGGCCTTCGTGCGTGTCGGCACGCTCGACCGGCCGGAGCTGCTGCCGCCCGACATCCACATCTTCACGTCCACGCGGCAGCCCTGGGTGGTGCTGCCGCCGGGCACGCCGGCGGTGGCCGAATACTACGAGCGCAACGCCTACTGGCCCGCAGAAAGCCTCGCGCGGCGCGAAGCCTTGCGGCGCGGCCCGCCAAAGACATGA